From Archaeoglobus sulfaticallidus PM70-1:
TATCTCTTCTTATATCCTCAACACTTTTTTCAGATGCTATAAGCTCCTCTCTCGTTGACATGTCAATACCAAAATAGCATGGGGATACAATTGGTGGACTCCCGACTCTGAAATGGATCTCTTTCGCTCCAGCCTTTCTGACGAGCTCTACGATCTTTCTCGAAGTTGTTCCCCTAACAATGCTGTCATCTATTAGCAAAACCCTTTTGCCATTGACATTATCCCTCAAAACATTCATCTTGAGCTTGACTGAGAGCTCTCTATTCTCCTGCCCGGGAATTATGAATGTCCTGCCAACATACCTGTTTTTGATCAGAGCCTCAAGATATGGTTTCCCGGATTCATGAGCATAACCAATTGAAGATGTTGTTCCGCTGTCAGGGACCGGAGACACAAGATCAACTTCAGCCGGGCTTTCTTTTGCCAGAGTTCTGCCGATGTTGTACCTGACCCTGTAAACATTCCTGCCATCTATTACTGAGTCGGGTCTCGCAAAATAGATGTATTCAAAGACGCAGACGCATTTTTTGTCACTCCCAGCGATCTTTTCAAATCTCAAATCGCCGTCTTCGATTATCACTGCTTCTCCTGGCCTTACATCTCTTATCAGTTCTGCTCCAACGGAGTCTATGGCACATGATTCTGACGCGATTATGTATCCAAACTCCCCTTCTCCAACACAGAGGGGTTTAAACCCCATTGGGTCTCTGTATCCAACAACCATATCGTTCAGCAATAGTGTGAGAGTAAATGAGCCCATGAGTTTCTTTGTCAGCATGGAAAGGGCTGTTTCAAGATCATTATCTAGAAGATACGAGGAAAGGAGGTAAACAATTACTTCTGTGTCTGAATCGGTATGAAACACTTTTCCGTCAATTTCCAATTCCTTTCTCAGCTCTCTGTAGTTGACGAGATTACCATTATGTGCTACAGCTATACTGCCATATCTTGACTTCACAGCCAGTGGTTGAGCGTTTTCGATCCTTGACTGTCCGGTAGTTGAATACCTGACATGGCCTATTGAAGAATTCCCCTTCAGCATCGACAGGATCTTGTTACTGAAGACTTCGCTGACCAGACCCATGTCCTTGTAGAGGTTCACCCCAACGCCTGAAACGGCCATTCCAGCGGATTCCTGACCTCTGTGCTGAAGAGAAAAAAGTGCATAATATGTAATATGAGGTGTCAGATCCACATCGTTACAGAAGACACCAACTATGCCGCACATTCAAATCTAAGTTGGCTGTGAGGTTAAAAAGTTTTTAGATTTAGTTTCTCGATTTCTTCTTCCTCACCCATGAGTAGCTTCTGAGCCTCTTGCTTCTTCCAAATCCGCATGATGCACAGTATCCCTTTCTTCTATGGAAAGATACCTTTCCACATCTCCTGCACTTTATGTGAACGATTTTCCTGCCTCTCTTACCCATTGATGCTGTACCCTTCGACATTCAAAATACCCCCTTTTCAGCTACCTTTCAAATTTCGATGGAGATACAAAAACTACCGTATCTCCTCTAATCACAACACTTCCGAGTTTCCTGACGATCTCTCCTCCCTGAATCTCTTCCGCATCCATCAGCACCAAATTCATGTGAATATCATATCCATCCAGGATTCCCCTGAATTCCCTTCCACCCTTCAACCTAACAATTACAGATGTTTGTAGTGATTTGTTAAGCACATCCAGTGGTCTGTTTGCCATTCTCCCTTCCTCCAGTTAAAAAGGCTTTTAAGTTGCATATATGAAGGAGTATTTAAAAATATCGTTAGTTCGCAAACTACATAGAGGGTGAGACAATGAAGAGGCAAAGGTTGAGAAAAAAGAAGGCCAAAAGGATAAAGAATCTTATTGCTGAAAAGTATTCCATCGAGATCGAAGGAGATATAGATCTGGTTGAGATCGATGGCAGGAAAGTGTACCTCGTTAACGATGATCCACTTCTATTCGAGCATGATGGGGAGATTTATCCAACAATTCTGGCTTTGCTTAAAAATAAGCCAGAAGGGAGAAAAGTTGTTGTGGATAATGGAGCTTTGCCGTTTGTTATGAATGGAGCAGACATAATGAAACCCGGAATCGTTTACGCTGATGAGGAGATTAATAAAGGAGACTTTGTTTTTGTGACCGTTGAGGGAAAGGATTCACCGATAGCCGTTGGAATTGCCCTCGTCGATGGTAAGGAGATGATTGGCAAAAAAGGCAAGGCTGTGAAAAACATACACCATCTGAAAGACAGAATATGGAATACATTCTTTTCTGAAAAAAAATAAGGAGGGAGGGATTTTCAAACTCCTCGTTGACTCTTTACCGATAGAAAAAGCCATTATGATATGTCCCGGAGCTTGTACGGTATCCTCTTTTTATACCCACAAACCAGGCACTCTATCGTCTTAACTCCCCTCAAAAGCCTGATCTTCACATTTTCAGACTTGAATGGAGTGTAACACTTTCTGCAGAAGGTGTTTCTGTATTCTTTCGGAATTCTAACCCTGTACTTGCTGGAGATTTTCATTGCCAGCTCAACATATCTCCTCGACAGATCAGAATCGTCTGTTTTAAAAGCTCTTTCCATCAGGAGAACTATTCTCTCTCTCGCGATTTTTTTCTCCAACTTCTTATCTCTCTTGAGCATTTCAATCAGAAAAATTAAAAAATAAAAAATTTACTTCTGTGGGATCTCTCCAACAACATTATCCACAAAGAAGTTCATTGAAAGCAGTTCTTCGTCGGTCATTGCCTCTCCTTCAGCCTTGACAACATTTCCATTCTGATCGATGATTGGCCCAACAAATGGATACTGCTCAGGCACCTCTCCCTTCAGATACTTCTCTTTCTCCTGCTCAACGATCTTCCTGACATCCTCCGGCACAACCTTGTTGAATGGTGCTAGATCAACCACACCCTTGTCGATTCCCCACCAGATCTCCTCACTCTTCCAGGTTCCAGCCATCACATTCTCAACAACATAGCTGTATATTACACTCCAGTTCCATATCGGGGCTGTTAGATGTGCATTTGGTGCAAACTTGGACATATCGCTGTTATAGCCTATGGAGTAAACACCCCTTTCTTCAGCAGCCTGCTGTGGTCCGGGAGAATCCTGATGCTGAGCAATAACATCACATCCCTGATCGAGAAGGCTTATTGCAGCCTCCTTCTCCTTTGCAGGATCGTACCATGTTCCAGTCCAGACAACTATAACCTTGGCATCCGGATTTACTTTCTTAACACCCAGTGCAAAGGCATTAATTCCTCTGATAACTTCAGGAATCGGATGTGCTGCAACATATCCTATCTTGTTGGTCTTGGTCATGCTACCGGCAACAAGACCGCTCAGATATCTCGCCTGATACATTCTTCCAAAATAGGTTCCAACATTCTTTGCCGTCTTGTATCCACTGCAGTGCATGAAAACCGTGTTCGGGAAGTCCTTCGCGACCGTGATAGTCGGATCCATGTAGCCGAATGAGGTCGTGAAGATTATATCATAACCCTGTTCGGCATATTCTCTTATAACTCTCTCAGCATCTGGGCCCTCAGGTACAGCCTCGCTGTACTTCGTCTCCACAGGATAATGCTCCTCAATGAACTTCCTGCCGAGATCGTGAGCATAGCTCCAGCCAGCATCACCGATGGGGCTAACATACACAAAAGCAACCTTGAGTTTTTCTTCTGCTGGAGTGGGGCTGGGTTTTGCCTCTTTCTGCTCTTCTGCACATCCAATCAGCAGAAGAGCAAGTACCATTGCCACAAGAATGGTTCGCCTCATGTTCCTGAATTCAAGTTGTAAAAAATAAATTTTACCCTTTCTCACACTCGTCATTTACATGTTCTATCCATGCAAGATCGGGTACTCCGAACTCACATCTGTTATGTCTGAACCTATCAAACTATTTTACCATAACAAGGGAATGTAGATAAAGAATGTAGATAAAATAAGATCGCAGGCAAAACCAAAAGATGCGAACATCTCATAACTTCCTATCGCCTCACCCATCTTTCCTTGTGGTGCACATCGGCTAATAATCGAAAAGATGGGAGGTGTAACTATTCCGTTTGCAATGCCAAGGAGAGTCATAAGTCCGATAAAAAAGATTGGATTGTGGAGTAGTATAAAGGGGGAAAAAGAGACAAAACCATAAGGAAATATCCTATCATGATTGACTTTTTATCCCCCATTTATCGGAAATCATACCTTCAGGAATGTTCAATAGTTCAATAGTGTTCGAGCTATGGCAGTAGCCGTGAAAAAGCTCCCAATTAAAAACAGGAGTAGCTTGTAGCTCCCTACCAAGGGATAGGTATAAATGGTATTACGAGCCCTGTGCCGATTTCGGAGATAAATCCCAATATACATATCCCGCGAACAAGAAAATTTTGCCAAATGAGCCACTCCTTAAAGGAATTTACCAAATTCGATTTCATCTACCAAACTGCCTTTGAAGTTAAATTTCTTCAGTCGTCTTCCCTCTTGGTGATACCCATTCTTTTTGAATAAATTGAGTGCTGCTGTGTTTGGGGCTATCACTTCAGCTTCTATCTTGATAATACCCTCTGATTTTGCTATCTCCTCAATTTTTCGTAGCAAGGCTGTTCCAATTCCTTTTCTCCAGTAGGAGGGGGCGACAGCAATGCCTACCTTCGCGACATGAGAAAGTTTTGGCGAATCGGATTTGAATAACTGGCATTGTCCAACAACTTTTCCATCATTGGTTACAGCTACAACCGTAAGGTTAGATTCTAAGGAAGCGAGAAATCGAATCCTGTCTTTCTCCATTCTCTCCCTCTTTGGAGTAAAGTATAGGTAGTCTGCGACTTGGCTCATCCAGTTATAAATAAATTCGTATTTTTCTTCAGTGTAATCTTCTAAGGAAGCTTTTCTGATAGTGATTTCTTCTAAAGAGAACATTAAATTTTATTTTCAATAGCTTCTTTATAAATCTTCTTACATCTTGGAAAACTCTTTTCCAGTTCTCCATGAACACTATGCTGAATAAAATTATCCTCTCTTTACAAGCCCTTCATTGTACTCTTTCCAGTTTATTTTCGGCATGGAAGTGTTAGAAGTTTTATCCGGATTTAATTTTTATTGTGTATTATTTTGAGTAGGTTTTGTTCGACAAAGCAATAAATATAAACAGAACTTCTAAATTTCTTAATCTATCTTATTAGAATTTTCATATACTGCAAACAAAGATCGGATTATTGGTTAGATCCTTGACTTTTCGAGATTCTATACGATAGCATAACCAGACTTCTGCAGCGCGATCGTCGAGCTACTAAAACTCGAGACCCATTGAGATCTCAGCAATAAAAAGATACTGCAGTTTGGCAGTTCTCCTTTTCTGATAACCTCACAAATACCACGAATACCGCTCCAATCTCAGAAGTACAAAAAGATAAATAACTTTCCAGATTAAAGAAAAAGTATGATTGTCGATACTCATGCTCAGTTGTGGACGAGGGAGGTTATCGAATCCCTCCCTAGGAGCATGGTGGATAGCTACTCAAGAGTTTTCGGCAAGGACTTTAGCATCTCTGTAGAGAAAATGCTAGCAGATATGGACGAAGCTGGAGTTGAAAAGGCTGTTGTGGTGGGAGTAGATGCAGAAACAACATACAGCTATAAAGTATCAAACGATGCTGTGTATAGGGCATATGAAGAGAGCGGTGGGAGATTGATACCTTTTGCTGGAGTTGATCCCCATAAAGGAAAGGTTGCGTTAAAAGAGATAGACAGAATAGTGAAGCTTAATTTTAAAGGATTGAAGTTCATGCCACATCTGCATGAGCTAAATCCCAACGATCCAAAGATGTATGAGATATACAGGGCTGCGAACGATTACGGACTACCACTGCTATTCCACACAGGCACCCAGTTTCATAAGGGCAGCAAAATAAAGTACTGCAGGCCATTATATCTGGATGATGTAGCTGTGGATTTTCCAGATTTGAAAATAATTATTGCTCATTTCGGATATCCCTGGTATGAGGAGGCTCTGGCTGTTGTCAGGAGAAACGAGAATGTGTACTTCAACATAGCCGGTTGGAGTCCAAAGTACATTCCCGAAGTTGTTATCAGGCAGATGAACAGCATACTGAGCGATAAGGTTCTTTTCGGGACAGATTATCCCCTGATGAATTACAAAAGAGTTGTTGAAGAGTTGAAACAGCTTAATCTGAAGGAAACAACCTATGAGAAGATGTTTTACAGAAATGCAAAGAGGATAGGGATTGTGGATTGATTTGAAGTTATTCTGATTTCATTATATGTTTGCGGATTCAGATTACCACCATAGTTAGCGGATGCAAAGGGCGTTTGATGAGTTTTGGACATTGCAAAAACCAGAAATTATCTCTAAGGAGTACAATCCGGATTTTATTCCGAAGAAGTTGCTCTGGATGGTGTTAAAAAATTGCTGAGACATGTTAAATCTTTTCTTAGTAACTTCATTTTCCTCTTCACTTGCTGTTATTCTCCATTCCATCGAGTTCTAGGAGATCTTACCATTTCTCTGAGTGCACTCAAATCACCATGTCCCAGCAGAAAAATTTTTAAATCAAACTAATATTAACAATTAATCGTTAAAATATTGGAGGTGATAGCAAAGGATGGATGAATACCTTACAGTTATGGTATATAGCGTAACAGTAATCGCCTTTGCATTCCTAGCCTACATAGTATCCAGACTTTTGAGGCCAGAGAAGCTTGAGAAGGAGAAGTACACTACCTATGAGTGTGGAGAGGAGCCAATAACTCCTGCTTGGTATCAGTACAGCCTGCAGTACTACATGTACGCCATTCTCTTCGTCATATTCGACGTGGAGATACTGTTCCTCTACCCCTGGGCCTTGCAGATGAAGAATACAGAGATATTTGTAGCAGGAATGATCTTCCTGTTCATCGTCTTTGTTGGGCTTGTATATGAGTGGAGCAAAGGTATACTCGAGTGGCAGAAAACATGATGCTCTTCATGATTCGACTGGACAGCTTAAAGGATATCGTTGATGCAAACAAGCTGGTAAGATGGTTAAGATCCAAATCACCATGGGTCTTCACCTTTGGGCTTGCGTGCTGTGCCATAGAGCTGATGGCCATGGGCGCGCCGAGATTCGATGGGGTTGAGAGGTTCGGCATGCTCGCAAGGGCCACCCCAAGGCAGGCAGATGTCATGATCGTTTCCGGATGGGTTACGAATAAGATGGCTCCGGTCGTGAGAAGGTTGTATGAACAAATGCCAGAGCCGAAGTATGTCATTGCGATGGGTGAGTGTGCCATAAGTGGAGGGCCATGGTTCGATTCGTACAATGTCGTTGATGGGGTTGACAGGATAATTCCCGTAGATGTCTATGTGCCTGGATGCCCCCCAAGGCCAGAAGCTCTGCTCGATGGAATTGTGAAGCTCAGAAGGATGATTCGAGAGGGGAAAACGAGGTATGACAGAGAATTTAATGGAAAAAAGTAGGCTAGATTTTCTCCTGAAAGAGATTGAGAGTGCTGGAGCTTTCCAGATAGCTGTCCAGAACGAAAAGAGAATCTGGGTTGAGATCGATAGAGACAGCCTTCATGAATTCTGCAGGTTCATAAAAGATCTAGGATTCGATCACCTCTCATGCATAGTTGGAATCGACAGGAAGGATTATCTCGAGGTTGTATATCATGCGTGGTCCTACATACACAGAGTTATGATCTCTGCGAGAGTAAAACTTCCCGCAGATGACCCTGTTATCGATTCTGTAACGGATATCTGGGGCTCAGCAGACTGGCATGAGAGGGAGGCTTTCGACATGTTCGGGGTAATCTTCTCGAATCATCCAAAACTCAAGAGAATACTTCTCCCAGAGGACTTCAAGGGTTTTCCGCTTAGAAAAGAATTCCAGCTTAAAGAGAGGGACTGGATATGATTTCAGACATGGATTCGGTTCTCCTCAACCTCGGTCCCCAGCACCCGAGCACGCACGGTGTGCTGAGGCTCATAGTCGAGCTTGAGGGTGAGAGGGTTGTGAGGGTTGAGCCGGTAATAGGCTACCTGCACAGAGGGTTTGAGAAGATCGCTGAGAATAGAAACTACATCCAGATAATACCCCTCACCGACAAGCTCGATTACATAGCCTCCATGGCCAATAACATGGCCTATGTGAAG
This genomic window contains:
- a CDS encoding 50S ribosomal protein L37e; this encodes MSKGTASMGKRGRKIVHIKCRRCGKVSFHRRKGYCASCGFGRSKRLRSYSWVRKKKSRN
- a CDS encoding NADH-quinone oxidoreductase subunit B; the protein is MIRLDSLKDIVDANKLVRWLRSKSPWVFTFGLACCAIELMAMGAPRFDGVERFGMLARATPRQADVMIVSGWVTNKMAPVVRRLYEQMPEPKYVIAMGECAISGGPWFDSYNVVDGVDRIIPVDVYVPGCPPRPEALLDGIVKLRRMIREGKTRYDREFNGKK
- a CDS encoding ribonuclease P protein component 4, with the translated sequence MLKRDKKLEKKIARERIVLLMERAFKTDDSDLSRRYVELAMKISSKYRVRIPKEYRNTFCRKCYTPFKSENVKIRLLRGVKTIECLVCGYKKRIPYKLRDIS
- a CDS encoding NADH-quinone oxidoreductase subunit A: MDEYLTVMVYSVTVIAFAFLAYIVSRLLRPEKLEKEKYTTYECGEEPITPAWYQYSLQYYMYAILFVIFDVEILFLYPWALQMKNTEIFVAGMIFLFIVFVGLVYEWSKGILEWQKT
- a CDS encoding DUF1947 domain-containing protein, with the protein product MKRQRLRKKKAKRIKNLIAEKYSIEIEGDIDLVEIDGRKVYLVNDDPLLFEHDGEIYPTILALLKNKPEGRKVVVDNGALPFVMNGADIMKPGIVYADEEINKGDFVFVTVEGKDSPIAVGIALVDGKEMIGKKGKAVKNIHHLKDRIWNTFFSEKK
- a CDS encoding GNAT family N-acetyltransferase — translated: MFSLEEITIRKASLEDYTEEKYEFIYNWMSQVADYLYFTPKRERMEKDRIRFLASLESNLTVVAVTNDGKVVGQCQLFKSDSPKLSHVAKVGIAVAPSYWRKGIGTALLRKIEEIAKSEGIIKIEAEVIAPNTAALNLFKKNGYHQEGRRLKKFNFKGSLVDEIEFGKFL
- a CDS encoding amidohydrolase family protein, with translation MIVDTHAQLWTREVIESLPRSMVDSYSRVFGKDFSISVEKMLADMDEAGVEKAVVVGVDAETTYSYKVSNDAVYRAYEESGGRLIPFAGVDPHKGKVALKEIDRIVKLNFKGLKFMPHLHELNPNDPKMYEIYRAANDYGLPLLFHTGTQFHKGSKIKYCRPLYLDDVAVDFPDLKIIIAHFGYPWYEEALAVVRRNENVYFNIAGWSPKYIPEVVIRQMNSILSDKVLFGTDYPLMNYKRVVEELKQLNLKETTYEKMFYRNAKRIGIVD
- a CDS encoding BMP family ABC transporter substrate-binding protein gives rise to the protein MRRTILVAMVLALLLIGCAEEQKEAKPSPTPAEEKLKVAFVYVSPIGDAGWSYAHDLGRKFIEEHYPVETKYSEAVPEGPDAERVIREYAEQGYDIIFTTSFGYMDPTITVAKDFPNTVFMHCSGYKTAKNVGTYFGRMYQARYLSGLVAGSMTKTNKIGYVAAHPIPEVIRGINAFALGVKKVNPDAKVIVVWTGTWYDPAKEKEAAISLLDQGCDVIAQHQDSPGPQQAAEERGVYSIGYNSDMSKFAPNAHLTAPIWNWSVIYSYVVENVMAGTWKSEEIWWGIDKGVVDLAPFNKVVPEDVRKIVEQEKEKYLKGEVPEQYPFVGPIIDQNGNVVKAEGEAMTDEELLSMNFFVDNVVGEIPQK
- a CDS encoding NADH-quinone oxidoreductase subunit C, giving the protein MTENLMEKSRLDFLLKEIESAGAFQIAVQNEKRIWVEIDRDSLHEFCRFIKDLGFDHLSCIVGIDRKDYLEVVYHAWSYIHRVMISARVKLPADDPVIDSVTDIWGSADWHEREAFDMFGVIFSNHPKLKRILLPEDFKGFPLRKEFQLKERDWI
- the purF gene encoding amidophosphoribosyltransferase codes for the protein MCGIVGVFCNDVDLTPHITYYALFSLQHRGQESAGMAVSGVGVNLYKDMGLVSEVFSNKILSMLKGNSSIGHVRYSTTGQSRIENAQPLAVKSRYGSIAVAHNGNLVNYRELRKELEIDGKVFHTDSDTEVIVYLLSSYLLDNDLETALSMLTKKLMGSFTLTLLLNDMVVGYRDPMGFKPLCVGEGEFGYIIASESCAIDSVGAELIRDVRPGEAVIIEDGDLRFEKIAGSDKKCVCVFEYIYFARPDSVIDGRNVYRVRYNIGRTLAKESPAEVDLVSPVPDSGTTSSIGYAHESGKPYLEALIKNRYVGRTFIIPGQENRELSVKLKMNVLRDNVNGKRVLLIDDSIVRGTTSRKIVELVRKAGAKEIHFRVGSPPIVSPCYFGIDMSTREELIASEKSVEDIRRDIMADSLAYLSLEGLLDSVGIRREDLCLACLTSRYPVPVECAMKC
- a CDS encoding LSm family protein, with product MANRPLDVLNKSLQTSVIVRLKGGREFRGILDGYDIHMNLVLMDAEEIQGGEIVRKLGSVVIRGDTVVFVSPSKFER